In Chryseobacterium turcicum, a single window of DNA contains:
- a CDS encoding helix-turn-helix domain-containing protein, with protein sequence MNKPDYQRIYRDLLKMKFPEKEKDCQPILQKENFSQLDVINLEIILFGKKQSEEFLNDGRHRSYDKSTIFKILDYQKNNNLNNSELAKYYGLSRNTVAKWKKHFLV encoded by the coding sequence ATGAACAAACCTGATTACCAAAGGATCTATAGAGATCTTCTTAAAATGAAATTTCCTGAAAAGGAAAAAGATTGCCAACCGATTTTACAGAAAGAGAACTTTTCGCAGTTGGATGTTATCAACCTTGAAATCATCTTATTTGGAAAGAAGCAAAGTGAAGAATTTCTTAATGATGGAAGACATAGATCGTACGATAAGTCTACAATTTTTAAAATTCTTGACTATCAGAAAAACAATAATCTGAATAATTCTGAGCTGGCAAAATATTACGGATTGAGCAGGAATACAGTTGCTAAATGGAAGAAGCATTTTTTAGTGTAA